The Macaca mulatta isolate MMU2019108-1 chromosome 9, T2T-MMU8v2.0, whole genome shotgun sequence genomic sequence GAACCAAAGCTATGGAAACTCATGTGAACACATTCATGATTTATTATGCTTAAATCATCTTTATTCAGCTCAGGAGTGGGGTGGCTGGGAGCATAAGCTTCAGGTACAGGAAGATGGGTTTGGATCCAGCCTCTGCCACTTGCTCTTTGGAATAATACTCAAAACATTTAACTCCTCCAAGCTTCAGTGTCCTTATAGAAAATGGGTAAACAATACTGGTCCCGTGACATTGTGTGAAGATTGAATAGGACATAATAAGCTGTATTAGAAGTGCTTGTCAAGGTGATTGGAAAATGATAGCTGCTCGGTCAATAGCCTCTGTGTGTAGTAACAGTTCTGGTAGTAACTTTGGTAGCCGGGGGGATGGTAATAACTGTGATGGCAACAAGAttcttattcccatttcacagagaagacacaggctcagggaaaaaaaaatcttcaactgTCACTGGGTAACTAGCCCACTCCACGACACATCCTAAGACCTGGCACAcgataattttaatgaaatatctgGGTGAATGGATTAATGAAAGGAGAAAGCAGAGCCTGGGGTGTGGGGGTGGTGTGAATGCCCACTGAAGTCTGAAGTTGGGTGCAGATTTGTTCATCAGTTGAAAGCTAATCTGGTCACATCTGGAGGTGGCTCTAGGTCACCCTAGAGGTCTAGACAGGCTGTCTTCAGGTCAGGGGGCTGAGTTGCCATCCAAAGACTCAAAGGAGTGAATCGTACACATCAGTCATGGGGTTGGCCTGGCCACCACCCTTCTGGAACACCACCTGGCCTTCTGACCTCATGGAGAGCCTGACCAGGCCTGCCCTGGAGACCTCAGAGTGCCAGAGAATCTCCACTGCGGCCTTGGCTCTGCACAGTCAGGGCTTCCCTGAAGTCTGCTCTCTCTGTCATTATGCTTGGCCAGGACTGCTCATCCTGATGGCACTGGGCAGGAAGTGGGCTGCAGAGGGAGAGCAGAGGGGACCAGGAGGCAGGCACTCTGTGTGACATCGGAGGGTCCTTCTAGCCCAAGACCTCACTGCTGCCATCTGTAAGTGAAGGAACCGGACCAGATGGGGAATAAGGAGGGCTCCATCTCATGCCGAAGGCCAGGGCTAGGAGTGGCTGCCTGGGGTGCAGTGCTGGGAGGGTTTGCAAGGGAAGTGTCAAGGCTGGCCAGGGAAGAGTCAGGGCCCATCAGGGGAATGAAATGGTTAAGGATGCCTTCAGCTCTAATAGCCACAAGTGAATTCTATTGAAAGCGAGTTCCAGCATCTCACAGACCAAGTGGAGCCTCGGGATGGAGGCTGAAGGCCAGACAGGATCCTCCCTGTCCCGTGGCATAAATGCCTCTCAGAACTCACAGATGGTCAGTCGGTTGTACAGGCAGTTCCTGTCATTCCACCGCCCGTCTGTGTACATCTCCACACACTGCTCGGTTCCCCGACCCGCGGGCTCCCCTGGGTACCAGTTGGTGTAGTTTACAGGGGTCCCATCTGAGTAGCGGAAGTCTCCAGGGCTTGGTCCTTCAGTCAGGCCCACATAGGCATACGTGTTGTACTTCTTCACGAAGCTCGCAATGGCTTCGTTTTCCTCTGGACTCCTTGGGACAGCAATGTGGCCGCCTGCTCTGGCGCATGCCTCCTGAATGGCATCAAAAGTGGCAGACTGCCCATTGGTGGAGAAGACCTTCCCTCCTATTGCCAGTATGGACTCCTGTAGACTGAGGGCTGGGAGCAGAGGAGACTGGGTCAGGCCATTGACTGCTTTGTCTCTAAGCCACCTCCCTTACCTGGGCTTTCTGCTACTGGACTCTCCCCAGTCtctccatctctgcctctctctgtgtcttctcttcctcttccaatTGCAGTTTTCTAAATTCTCTTCTAGgctttcatccatttattcactcatctAACAATTACTCATTGCCAGAAATGGTGCCATTTCCTGGGATTCAGTGGAAAGCAAGACGGGTGGAGAACTTGCTTTCCTATGAAATGGGGAGTGAAGTGTGTCGGGTTCTGTCTCCTCTGGGCCATTCAAAGACATCAGAAAAGCAAGCATCATTCCTTTCCCCAAGACCTGACATGTGCGAGCCTGTTTGTCATCTCTATGTTCTAGAAGCTGCTGCCGAGAATGAGGAGAATTTGTGGGAAACTCCTACCCTGTGAGGCCCAGGGGGTCCCCTTACCTCCCCTTGTCTGCAAGATTTGATGTCTGAAGTCGTGGAGTGTGGCTTGGAGCTCCTCATCTAGATGAGCTGGAAGCCCTGCGGAGAGCGCCCCACACAGAAGGAGGGGCAGGCCGGTGAAGACCCCCACTTGCTGCCACGCAGGCATTTTGCCATCTGCAATCCTGGAACTCTGCCCTTTCATTGCTGCTAGGCATCGCCCGGGCCCCAGGCTCAGAGGGTCCACAAGACTCCAGTGTGTCTCCACACCCCTGGTCCCCTATTCTTTAGCGAAGCATTGCCCCTGCTGAGACCCCCACCCCTTGTCCTCTTTCCTGCTCTGTCCCTCGAGTGGCTCTGTCTGCCCGCCTCTGTGGGGCAAGTCCCTCTCCCGCACCCTCCACCAAGGGCAAGCATGATGCTCTCTGCGCTGCCCTGATGGCCTTGCTTACCACTCTGAGCTTCAAATTCCCATCTGCCTGTGGGCTCCTGATCACACCATCTGCCTGGATGTCTGGTCCACATTCACCCTTCAGACCGCCCCCAGCGCTGCATCCCAGGACGCGCCTCCCCCGCCTCCCAGCGCTGTCCCTTGTCCCACACCTGACTCCGTGTCTCCCCATCGGCGGTCACGAGGCATGGAGGACTTCCCACACCTGCCCTTCCCTGAATTGTGACCACACTCCCCAGACACTTTGGCTTTTTCCCTCAAGTTCACATTCTCTTACTTAGGTTGAGCCAAATGCCCTTGGGGAACCTGCAGGGTTTGTCTGATCCCCATCAGCCCTGTGTAACGGACTTCAGGGTTGCTGTGCCCGTGTTCCCACTGCCCACCTGCCCCACCCTGCTCACCTGGAGGGCCCCTCTCGCCAGgctctcccttctctccacaCTCTCCAGGGATACCAGGGGCTCCAGGCAGCCCATCATTCCCAGGAAAACATGGCATATCTCCAGGCGGACCCATGGGGCctgcagagaaaagagacatGGATGTGTGGGATCCGTCACCCACAACTGATTGGAGCTAGTGAGACTCGACCCTCATTATCAATGGGGCTGTCCCAGTTATCACTCCATGGGCACTATGAGGACAGACTCTCCAGGATGTGCCATCCTAAGGGCCCCAGGAGCCCATCAGGTCCCACCCAGCTCACTATGGCCCACAGCCTAGGGGCCTAGACAGACGGGCCTTCTGTAAAGGGGTCTGTGTCCCTCAGCAGAGGGTGGGGTCTCCCGCACAGTACCTGGAGGGCCAGGGTCTCCTTTGACACCATCTCTCCCATCCCTGCCTGGCAGGCCATGGGATCCAGGAGTGCCGGGGATACCAGGGCTTCCAACACAAATGTCCTTCACTTCGCACGCAGCGCCAGAGGCTGCCATCAAGGTGAGAGTGAGGGCCAGAGGGCACAGCCACATGGCTCCGGCTCCAGCTGCTGCTCCTGCAGGAGGGATGGCCGTGAGCCCATCTGCCGCCTCTGCCAACATCTCCCCCACTGTGCTCTGTCAGGACTCAGGAAGCTGGGCAGAGCCCGAGAGGCAGGGCAGGCGAGACCAGAGTGCTGGGAAGACCCGAAGCACCCAGGAAAATTCCCAGCATCATCTGGCACCTGGCGCGGTCTCCCGCTTCAGGCCTCTGGCTGGAGGTTGTGGGGTCTCCAGgctgctgaggaggaggaagagtaaGGAGCTCTGGGGAGCCCGGGGACCTGGGCTCCACTGTAGTCTCCTTTCTGTCAGTGCCTCACTGTTACCCTGGGAAACTGGCTTCACCTCTCTGACTTCAGCCGAATCTTCCATGCTCTGCAGAAAAGCTGCCCTGTGCCTCCCAGTCTATTAGGAGCAAGGATGAggtcactcactcactgactcactccATCTGTCCCTCATATGCTCAGTTACCTTCTTTTCAGGCTCTAAGAAATCAGCAACCTGAGAATGAAAAGAGATGAATGGGGCCTGCAGCCTGGCCCCCTTCAAGGTGGTCATGATGGAGTCCCCCCTTTCTTTTTGGGGTCTGTTCTCTCACTGCCCCTCCTGTAGACCCTGCTGAACCCTGTAGGGATGGATCTCGCCAAAGAAGATAACAAACATGAGGATCTTTGCAGGTCACTTATGCTGACTGTGCTGTgaaacacctcccagtaggggatGGGGAGTCACTCTTCTTCCCAGCCTGGGCCTTGGTCAGGCCTGTGGCTGCTGGCTGGTCCTCTCTGCCTGTGATCCTCAAGCTGGAGAACACCCAAGGGATGGGGCTAAACTCACCCACACACAGAGCCTCCAGCTCCTTGGGTCTCTGCCTCCAAGTCAGAAGGCAAGGTAGACAGCAGCGTTTATAGGTGTGGGGGCTGCCAGGCTTCCTCCCATCCCTGAGAGCCCTACCACAAAACCTGTGCTCCAGGCAGGAAATGGGCATGGTGTTTACACAGCACATTTCCCCAAGAGCACTCAGGCTAGAGGATCTCCAAGGACCCTTGAGGGGAGCACAGAACCTGCCAAAGAGGAACTCCAGGTCTGTAAGAAGAGAAATCCTCCCGTGGCTGAGGTCACCCACCCTGTCCCTAGCAAGCTCCTTAGCAGTGAAAGCTGAGAGCCCTTACACAGGCACTAAGGAAGCCCCATTGGGTTCCTGGTTTAGATTCAGACAATGAAGAAGTCACTGTTCCAGCTGAGCATGGTCAGGTTGATTCAGGCCAACCTGTCTGCCCTGTGACTTGGCTCAGCCCTGAGCCCCAAGCTCCCCTAGCCCATGTCCCTGGAGCTTGTAGCTGAATTGGTGGGCACATGGGCAGAATGACAAGCAAACATGCTTCAAGTTCTGCTTCCCTCTGCTCTGGCGGGTTCAGCTAGAGGAATCAGGGCAGCACCTGGAAAGTCATGGGAGATCTGCAGTTTCTGTCTTTCCGTCTTTGGCAGAACTATCTTTGGGTGATGTCTGGCAACCTGCAATGGTGATTATGCTAAGTGTCCCAGTGATATATGAAGTCCTAGTCCTGGTTCAAGCATCTGGATTAGGAGGGAATCTCCTACTGTGGAAGTGGTGACAATGGGAACCAAGACAGGAAAACCTCCCCTGGTTTATTTGGAATTGGTTTGATGAATCTCAAACCCTTGAGGAGTCTGGAGCTCTTCCGGGCAGCAGGAGATCAGCCAATGGACCCCACTCCTGGGAGTGGGAAGCTGGCCAGTGCAATTTGCAGCATGGACTCTTTCTGCTGCCCCAGTGCTGCCTGCTACAAAGTGAGATGAgtgctgggccaggtgtgggatggGGGAGCCAGGAcagagcagggcaggggcagATGGGGAGCAGCTCTAGCAACTCGGCTGTGGGCGGGGGCGGGGCTGTTTTGCAGGTGATGAGCAGGAACAGAGGCCAACTCGGATGTGCAGGGCCTTGTGGTTGGCAGGGCAGGGCGTGGCTTTAGGGAAAAGGCACACCTGAGTTTTGACCCAGCGCTGTCACTTTTTACCCATGTGGACTCGGTCAGGTTATGTAACATTTTGAGGctcagtttcctttttgtttttattatcttgAAACATCAAATTTACAGAATTGCAGGcatggtaaaaatattttttcctgaacCTATGAGAGGAGATTGTCAACATGAAACCCCAACACCCCAATACTTTAATGTGTTTCTCACGCAAAGACATTTTCGCATTATAACCATAATCAAGAAATTAACACTGATACAATAACTCCACATAGTCTTCAGGCCCTATGCAAAATGTACCCAACACCCCAATAGTGTCCTTTATAGCAAAGGATCCATTTGTGAGCCATGTGCCATATTCCTTTGTCACGCTTCTCCAGTGTCCTGAAACCCACAAAGTCCCTCTGTCTTCCCTTCACCTTCATGACCTGAACACAGTGTGAAGATCACAGGGGACAGACTGTGTAGAATGCCCctcactttgtttattttttggtttgttgctgttgttctttttttttttttttgatgtattgGCTCACAATTAGATTCAGGTTCTGTAACTTTGGCAGAAATACCATAGACACCCGCTGTGCTCCTCCCATTCTACCGGGCAGCATGGGACTTTAGTTTGCCCCAAGACTGATGATGTTCGTGTTGATCATTGAATTAAGGTGGTGGGTGTCACGCTTCGCCACCATAAATACgttctttttctggtttcaaTCAGTGACTATGTTGTGAGGACACACTTTGGGACTATTGTAAAGATCCCATTCCTCATCACACTGTCTCTGTTGCCCATCGATTGCTTTGTAGCAATGTGCATGAGGCCTACCACCCGCCGTCAGGGAGTGCCAAGCACTCACCTGCAGGCTGCAGGGGCCACTATGCGTGTTTGATGTTGAAACAGCTACAGTTTACCAACACGTGGCACCAGTGAATCTAAAGAATGTCGTTAAGAAGATGGTTCTCCTCCCAACACAAATTTGTCACTCTTAGCTCTAAGAATTGCTGTAGTTCCTGCTGAGTTCCGAGTGCCCATGCCAGGCCACTCAGCTGTGTCCATAGCCTCCTCCCCCTGCTTAGGCTTCACTGCCCCCGCCAGTCCACTCTCCTTCAGTATCTTTCTCACTCTCCTCGGGGCCTCACCCTCCACGTTGGGCTTCCTCCCTCTACAGGGACATCCTCTTCACACAGCCAGTCCTTGGGCGCCCATGCCAAGCCACCTCAGAGTCCACAGTCTCATTGCGCTTGGAATCCCACTCCCTGTGGCTGGACTCCCGCCTCATCCAGTATGACTGAAACCAGGAAGATGATGCTTTCCCATGTGGGCAAGGTAAGACTGAAGgtgatatggacaggagacagggaaacaCTGGGTAGAAGTGTGGTTcccagcaaaggccccaccctcaagaccCATGGTCCTAAATGGGAAcagacatttctgtttttgtgagcaaaaagttgccttttggcccccCACACTCCCTGTCCTGCACTCATATAAACCCTGAACCCCAGGCACCAGAAGCAGACCAGCAGACCAGCAGACAAGCAGACGTACAGCGAAATGatgtggcagagagagagagaaaaaaggagggaCAGCTGAACACTGAGGAGAGTTTGACTGGGGCGATTGGAGAAGAGTCCAGCTACTGGGAggcccaactccaggggaagatcacctTCCACTCCATTCCTCCTTCCAGTTCCCTATCCATCTCCCTGACAGCTGCCttcaccactcaataaaacctcgCACTCATCCTCTGAGCCCgtgtgtgatctgattcttctggGATGCTGGGGGTGAGAG encodes the following:
- the SFTPA1 gene encoding pulmonary surfactant-associated protein A isoform X3, which gives rise to MWLCPLALTLTLMAASGAACEVKDICVGSPGIPGTPGSHGLPGRDGRDGVKGDPGPPGPMGPPGDMPCFPGNDGLPGAPGIPGECGEKGEPGERGPPGLPAHLDEELQATLHDFRHQILQTRGALSLQESILAIGGKVFSTNGQSATFDAIQEACARAGGHIAVPRSPEENEAIASFVKKYNTYAYVGLTEGPSPGDFRYSDGTPVNYTNWYPGEPAGRGTEQCVEMYTDGRWNDRNCLYNRLTICEF
- the SFTPA1 gene encoding pulmonary surfactant-associated protein A precursor (The RefSeq protein has 1 substitution compared to this genomic sequence) — protein: MWLCPLALTLTLMAASGAACEVKDICVGSPGIPGTPGSHGLPGRDGRDGVKGDPGPPGPMGPPGDMPCFPGNDGLPGAPGIPGECGEKGEPGERGPPGLPAHLDEELQATLHDFRHQILQTRGALSLQESILAVGGKVFSTNGQSATFDAIQEACARAGGHIAVPRSPEENEAIASFVKKYNTYAYVGLTEGPSPGDFRYSDGTPVNYTNWYPGEPAGRGTEQCVEMYTDGRWNDRNCLYNRLTICEF
- the SFTPA1 gene encoding pulmonary surfactant-associated protein A isoform X1, producing MEDSAEVREVKPVSQGNSEALTERRLQWSPGPRAPQSSLLFLLLSSLETPQPPARGLKRETAPGAAAGAGAMWLCPLALTLTLMAASGAACEVKDICVGSPGIPGTPGSHGLPGRDGRDGVKGDPGPPGPMGPPGDMPCFPGNDGLPGAPGIPGECGEKGEPGERGPPGLPAHLDEELQATLHDFRHQILQTRGALSLQESILAIGGKVFSTNGQSATFDAIQEACARAGGHIAVPRSPEENEAIASFVKKYNTYAYVGLTEGPSPGDFRYSDGTPVNYTNWYPGEPAGRGTEQCVEMYTDGRWNDRNCLYNRLTICEF
- the SFTPA1 gene encoding pulmonary surfactant-associated protein A isoform X2: MRDRWSESVRAAAGAGAMWLCPLALTLTLMAASGAACEVKDICVGSPGIPGTPGSHGLPGRDGRDGVKGDPGPPGPMGPPGDMPCFPGNDGLPGAPGIPGECGEKGEPGERGPPGLPAHLDEELQATLHDFRHQILQTRGALSLQESILAIGGKVFSTNGQSATFDAIQEACARAGGHIAVPRSPEENEAIASFVKKYNTYAYVGLTEGPSPGDFRYSDGTPVNYTNWYPGEPAGRGTEQCVEMYTDGRWNDRNCLYNRLTICEF